A genomic window from Ilyobacter polytropus DSM 2926 includes:
- a CDS encoding phage portal protein family protein: MLNFFKKKKPAEFSKEPVKNRNLIREIAISNLSIGSIYPETKSIEPELIEKMLHNITVSTPVLSLVRGVCSRIIELRSKNGPQDNDLIQEINGKFGKIENWQGYLKELSLTPYYGFTVFEKIYNDDFTLKKLVKIPRSKVKYERSTGVWYLRGETEIEMTPDKFQIAIWEGNLEYPQGKSLFSYGLAQAFEDYNDLEAKVRGIQAKYGEIIPVFGFDEMEAETEEGRKQVKARAESVKAMTSGNVMAIPLGGNFSLKDSFFFISLSDLKIEMHKILLERLEKKIEKFIKGSVFSEGETGSYSRDSVQQIEKEKIEDDIAVFITGELKEILKYDGLILNYDTEGLYWVAELDEGETVKEELEKKKADTIAIKIETLNRTKDLGYKISKAKAAEIIGVDEGDLEEVSAGIGSEFSESKKKIDFYLEKTKANIETLDEFIEEKREDFTKEIFEQALRQLKKIKSIKDLKKGFSYDLSDFQNKLIIGALIGAMDEKEMDMAEFSEEVNPFKLPYDEAISAILERVPAMYTTIEPITEEIRARFTWIKKSIELETTKRLIGNLQNSLKSGKTFKEWIKNSDEILKNTGFGENGWYLNLVWRNNLHSAYNTGAYIQQEENRENKPYGLYDAIEDGRESSICKSLDGKVYPLDHEFWFTFMPPNHHNCRSKRISLSKEDVKEYGLKTSGSIPKSIEDLKGKMGDFAGNPAKGIKKAVKQKENDIDKILGILEENIGGDLTLYKSTQEAFKSVKYTGIDADFSKEIDKKLLKVVNDYPIDSVLTMNVKGLKRNGEFGSYGMGLKSSNKNKSLLELANDLTFSNVHMKNYDTAKKMHVLESTKRGSKNMAALATVEHEYGHAIDTAYALKTDSDLKERFFKWVGKEYTTREDISEINAVNNELFSSKNRLSVKIKNKLMEDYGLDKFEINIKIKEEYGTYAASDTSEFLAEAFSASRYIPVEKQTDFMKKFNTYFDKFFKEVF, encoded by the coding sequence ATGCTAAATTTTTTTAAAAAGAAGAAACCTGCAGAATTTTCAAAAGAACCTGTTAAAAATAGAAATCTTATTCGAGAAATTGCCATTTCAAATTTGAGTATCGGAAGTATATATCCAGAAACAAAATCTATTGAACCGGAACTCATAGAAAAAATGTTGCACAACATAACTGTTTCAACACCTGTACTGTCCCTCGTGAGAGGTGTATGTTCTAGAATCATAGAACTTAGGAGCAAGAACGGACCTCAAGATAATGACCTTATACAAGAGATCAACGGAAAATTTGGAAAAATAGAAAATTGGCAGGGATACTTGAAAGAGCTGTCTTTAACTCCTTATTATGGATTCACAGTATTTGAAAAAATCTATAATGATGACTTCACTCTAAAAAAGCTTGTTAAGATCCCTAGATCTAAAGTCAAATATGAGAGATCCACAGGAGTCTGGTATCTTAGAGGTGAAACGGAGATAGAAATGACACCGGATAAATTTCAAATAGCTATCTGGGAAGGCAATCTTGAATACCCTCAAGGGAAATCACTCTTTTCATACGGATTGGCACAGGCCTTTGAAGATTATAATGACCTTGAGGCAAAAGTAAGAGGGATCCAAGCTAAATATGGCGAGATTATCCCAGTATTTGGATTTGATGAAATGGAGGCCGAAACAGAAGAGGGAAGAAAACAGGTAAAAGCAAGGGCTGAGTCTGTTAAAGCTATGACCAGTGGAAATGTTATGGCAATTCCTTTAGGAGGCAACTTCTCTCTTAAAGATTCATTCTTTTTTATATCTCTTTCAGATCTCAAAATAGAAATGCACAAGATCCTTTTGGAGAGGCTTGAGAAGAAAATAGAGAAGTTTATAAAAGGTTCTGTATTCTCAGAGGGAGAAACGGGATCTTATAGCCGGGACTCTGTACAGCAGATAGAAAAAGAAAAGATTGAGGATGATATAGCTGTCTTTATTACAGGAGAATTAAAAGAGATTCTAAAATATGACGGGCTTATCCTTAATTATGATACAGAGGGCCTATATTGGGTAGCGGAACTAGATGAAGGGGAAACTGTAAAAGAGGAACTTGAAAAGAAAAAAGCTGATACAATAGCTATAAAAATAGAAACACTCAATAGGACAAAGGATCTTGGTTATAAAATCTCTAAAGCAAAAGCCGCTGAGATCATAGGGGTGGACGAAGGTGACTTGGAAGAGGTGTCAGCGGGTATAGGGTCTGAGTTCTCCGAGTCTAAAAAAAAAATAGATTTTTACCTTGAAAAGACAAAGGCAAATATTGAAACTCTGGATGAATTTATTGAGGAAAAAAGAGAGGATTTTACAAAGGAAATATTTGAGCAGGCCTTGAGGCAATTAAAAAAAATAAAGTCTATAAAGGATCTAAAAAAAGGGTTCAGTTATGACCTATCAGATTTTCAGAATAAGCTTATTATAGGGGCACTTATAGGGGCTATGGATGAAAAAGAGATGGATATGGCAGAATTTTCAGAAGAGGTAAATCCTTTTAAGCTTCCTTATGATGAGGCCATATCTGCTATATTGGAAAGAGTCCCTGCAATGTATACTACAATAGAGCCGATAACAGAGGAGATTAGGGCAAGATTTACCTGGATAAAGAAGAGCATTGAACTTGAAACTACCAAGAGGCTCATAGGGAACCTACAGAACTCCCTGAAATCTGGTAAGACTTTTAAGGAATGGATTAAAAACTCAGATGAAATACTTAAGAATACAGGGTTTGGGGAGAATGGCTGGTACTTAAATTTAGTATGGAGAAATAATCTCCACTCTGCTTATAACACCGGGGCCTATATCCAGCAAGAGGAGAACAGAGAGAATAAACCCTATGGACTGTATGATGCTATAGAGGATGGTAGAGAGTCTAGCATATGCAAGTCTCTTGATGGTAAAGTATATCCTCTGGATCACGAATTTTGGTTTACATTTATGCCACCAAACCATCATAACTGCAGGTCCAAGCGTATCTCACTTTCAAAAGAGGACGTGAAAGAGTATGGATTGAAGACATCTGGATCCATACCTAAGAGCATAGAGGACTTAAAGGGTAAGATGGGAGATTTTGCAGGGAATCCTGCCAAGGGGATTAAAAAAGCTGTTAAGCAAAAGGAAAATGATATAGATAAGATCCTGGGAATTTTAGAGGAAAATATAGGGGGGGACCTAACATTATATAAGAGCACACAGGAAGCTTTTAAAAGTGTAAAATATACTGGTATCGATGCTGACTTTTCAAAAGAGATAGATAAGAAACTTCTTAAAGTTGTGAATGATTATCCTATAGATAGTGTTCTTACTATGAATGTTAAGGGGTTAAAAAGGAATGGAGAGTTTGGAAGTTATGGAATGGGTCTAAAAAGCTCCAATAAAAATAAAAGCCTACTCGAACTTGCTAATGATCTAACTTTTTCTAATGTTCATATGAAAAATTATGATACTGCAAAGAAAATGCATGTTTTAGAATCAACTAAAAGAGGTAGTAAAAATATGGCTGCTCTGGCTACTGTAGAACATGAATATGGACATGCTATAGATACGGCTTATGCTCTGAAAACTGATTCTGATTTGAAAGAAAGGTTTTTTAAATGGGTAGGGAAAGAGTATACTACCAGAGAAGACATTTCAGAAATTAACGCTGTTAATAATGAGCTCTTCAGCTCTAAAAATAGGCTTTCTGTGAAAATAAAAAATAAACTTATGGAGGATTATGGACTTGATAAGTTTGAAATCAACATAAAGATTAAAGAGGAGTATGGAACCTATGCCGCAAGTGATACAAGTGAGTTTTTAGCAGAGGCTTTTTCTGCAAGTAGATATATTCCAGTAGAAAAACAAACAGATTTTATGAAAAAATTTAATACTTATTTTGATAAATTTTTTAAAGAGGTGTTTTAA
- a CDS encoding PBSX family phage terminase large subunit, translating to MPLKSKKIYLPDIIGKGYKDYWNFKGRYKVCKGSRASKKSKTTALYYIYKMMEHPQSNLLVVRKVFRTLKDSCYSDLKWAINRLGVSEFWETKESPIEITYKPTGQKILFRGLDDPLKITSITVETGMLCWMWLEECYEITNEDSFNMLDESIRGQSPGNLFKQITLTMNPWNEKHWVKKRFFDAENDPDILAKTTNYKCNEFLDKADLKVFENMKKNNPRRYQVAGLGEWGIVDGLVYENWEEKEFDTDDISARKSVKSIFGLDFGYTNDPTALFCGLIDLEKKEIFVFDEIYKKALRNKMIYEEISKRGYSKEKITADSAEPKSIDELRDLGLRRIIGAAKGKDSINNGIQFIQGFKIYIHPRCVNFITEISNYTWDKDKFGNTVNKPIDEFNHLMDAFRYSIEEYISKARKGTLNSAPIWV from the coding sequence ATGCCCTTGAAGAGTAAGAAAATATATCTGCCAGACATCATTGGAAAAGGATATAAAGACTACTGGAATTTTAAAGGCCGTTACAAAGTATGTAAAGGATCCCGTGCATCTAAAAAATCAAAGACCACAGCACTTTACTATATTTACAAAATGATGGAGCATCCTCAGTCAAACCTCTTAGTTGTAAGAAAAGTATTCAGAACTTTAAAAGATAGCTGCTACTCAGATCTCAAGTGGGCAATTAACAGGCTGGGAGTAAGTGAGTTTTGGGAAACAAAAGAATCTCCGATAGAAATTACATATAAACCTACTGGACAAAAGATTCTTTTCAGAGGACTTGATGACCCACTCAAAATCACATCCATAACAGTAGAGACAGGCATGCTCTGTTGGATGTGGCTAGAGGAATGCTACGAGATAACCAATGAAGATAGTTTTAATATGCTGGATGAATCTATAAGGGGGCAGTCTCCAGGAAACCTCTTTAAACAGATCACCCTCACGATGAATCCTTGGAATGAAAAGCACTGGGTTAAGAAAAGGTTCTTTGATGCAGAAAATGACCCGGACATATTGGCTAAGACTACCAACTACAAGTGCAATGAGTTTTTGGATAAGGCAGATCTGAAAGTTTTTGAGAATATGAAAAAGAATAACCCCAGACGTTATCAGGTGGCTGGACTTGGAGAATGGGGTATTGTAGATGGCCTTGTCTATGAGAACTGGGAAGAAAAAGAATTTGATACAGATGATATATCTGCAAGAAAAAGCGTTAAATCTATTTTTGGTCTAGATTTTGGTTATACAAATGATCCTACGGCATTGTTTTGTGGCTTAATAGATTTAGAAAAAAAAGAGATCTTTGTATTTGATGAGATTTACAAAAAAGCCCTAAGAAATAAAATGATATACGAGGAGATCTCTAAAAGAGGTTACTCTAAAGAAAAAATAACGGCTGACTCAGCAGAACCAAAATCTATAGATGAACTAAGAGATCTGGGACTCAGGAGAATAATCGGTGCAGCTAAAGGGAAAGACTCCATTAACAACGGAATCCAGTTTATCCAGGGGTTTAAAATCTATATTCATCCAAGATGTGTTAATTTCATAACTGAGATAAGCAACTACACCTGGGATAAAGATAAGTTTGGGAATACAGTCAATAAACCAATTGATGAATTCAACCATCTCATGGATGCTTTCAGGTACAGCATAGAAGAATACATATCAAAAGCTAGAAAAGGAACTCTTAACAGTGCCCCAATATGGGTTTAA
- a CDS encoding terminase small subunit translates to MKLTLKQRAFADFYIELANATEAAKRAGYSEKTCYSIGNENLKKPEVKAYIDERLEQIESKRIANASEVLKYLTSVMRGESVAEIVVVEGEGDGCSSARRLLKAPDEKERLKAAELLGKRYSIFTDKLNVEGSIPVIIHGENALEE, encoded by the coding sequence GTGAAACTTACATTGAAACAGAGGGCATTTGCTGATTTCTATATAGAACTGGCCAATGCCACTGAGGCAGCAAAAAGGGCAGGTTATTCAGAAAAGACTTGCTATTCAATTGGAAATGAAAACTTGAAAAAACCTGAAGTAAAGGCCTACATAGATGAGAGGCTTGAACAAATTGAAAGTAAACGAATTGCTAATGCTTCTGAGGTTTTAAAATATCTTACATCGGTAATGAGGGGAGAGTCTGTAGCGGAGATCGTAGTTGTAGAAGGTGAAGGGGACGGATGTTCTTCTGCAAGAAGATTATTGAAAGCACCAGATGAGAAGGAACGACTAAAAGCTGCAGAGCTCTTGGGGAAGAGGTACAGCATATTCACAGATAAGCTTAATGTTGAAGGATCTATACCAGTAATAATTCATGGAGAGAATGCCCTTGAAGAGTAA
- a CDS encoding DUF3310 domain-containing protein encodes MTDNINHPKHYTFGEIEVIDAIEDWRLPYHLGNVVKYVARAEHKENKIQDLKKARWYLDRYIAKIETEANHGQD; translated from the coding sequence ATGACAGATAATATCAACCACCCTAAGCATTATACTTTTGGGGAGATTGAGGTCATAGATGCCATAGAGGACTGGAGACTTCCCTACCACCTAGGAAATGTAGTCAAATACGTAGCACGAGCAGAACACAAAGAAAACAAAATCCAAGACTTAAAAAAAGCCAGATGGTATTTGGACAGGTATATAGCTAAAATTGAAACCGAGGCGAACCATGGACAAGACTAA
- a CDS encoding HTH domain-containing protein translates to MRKVWTKEEEQFIIDNKGKMTANEIAEKLGVAVAQVRNKIARLKPKNKISGDGVMNLNKQNMLQDALEVISEREKEIAEKDNIISDLKSQIEYADNVNKYLDNELKKSVPHKLKTPHPCIEKLNDKLKKFEVMNTDMAVDLEIAHENIDAYRVENKALKEKLEIYNQTMGILNNLTGRAYDIKGL, encoded by the coding sequence ATGCGGAAAGTTTGGACCAAAGAGGAAGAGCAGTTCATAATCGACAACAAGGGCAAAATGACTGCAAATGAAATTGCGGAAAAACTAGGTGTCGCAGTGGCACAAGTAAGAAATAAAATAGCCCGTTTAAAGCCTAAAAATAAAATAAGTGGAGATGGTGTGATGAACTTAAATAAGCAAAATATGCTCCAAGATGCATTAGAAGTGATTTCGGAGAGGGAGAAAGAGATAGCTGAAAAAGATAATATTATTTCGGATCTCAAATCCCAAATAGAATATGCGGATAACGTCAACAAGTATCTGGATAATGAGCTTAAAAAGAGTGTGCCTCATAAACTGAAAACACCTCATCCATGCATTGAAAAACTTAATGACAAGCTAAAAAAATTTGAGGTAATGAATACAGATATGGCAGTTGACCTTGAAATAGCACATGAAAATATAGATGCGTACAGAGTTGAAAATAAGGCTTTGAAAGAAAAGCTTGAAATATATAACCAGACGATGGGAATACTAAATAATCTCACAGGGAGGGCATATGATATCAAAGGATTATAA
- a CDS encoding replication initiator protein A, translated as MAKRLTAKDMEKKEFYQMPKWIYEIKGLKSLHREIYMLALNNYNLSRNNGWINGKGEVYFKLSYAALVDFTGARRETINKAIGLLVEIGLLEAEKKNGTATKYFITEPEIDEIKEKTQSKTSTKNSTSTENSTGTKNSTATSTENRTDDQYEKPYPNKNNTNRLNKINISMQKSDFENYCELVSKATDTPLMRVQMCINPSDLKNHSTKELVKAISESKYLQGLSNKKPPIKTFTGNKQLDKIIGGFYKDSDPVENAIPTVPDYYSSLKEVESW; from the coding sequence ATGGCAAAACGACTTACTGCAAAAGATATGGAAAAGAAAGAATTTTATCAGATGCCTAAATGGATCTATGAGATTAAAGGTCTTAAAAGCCTTCATAGAGAAATTTATATGCTTGCCTTAAATAATTACAACCTTTCTAGAAATAACGGTTGGATAAACGGAAAAGGCGAGGTTTATTTTAAACTAAGTTATGCTGCACTGGTAGATTTTACAGGAGCCAGGAGAGAGACCATCAATAAAGCTATTGGGCTTCTAGTTGAGATAGGGCTTCTTGAAGCTGAAAAGAAAAATGGAACTGCTACAAAATACTTTATAACTGAACCTGAAATTGATGAAATAAAAGAAAAGACTCAATCAAAAACCAGTACTAAAAATAGTACCAGTACGGAAAATAGTACCGGTACTAAAAATAGTACTGCTACCAGTACGGAAAACCGTACCGATGACCAGTACGAAAAACCGTACCCGAATAAGAATAATACAAATAGACTAAATAAGATTAATATATCTATGCAAAAATCAGATTTTGAAAATTATTGTGAACTAGTGTCAAAAGCAACCGATACACCTCTGATGAGAGTTCAAATGTGTATTAATCCAAGTGATCTAAAAAACCACTCTACAAAAGAGCTGGTAAAAGCTATTAGTGAATCTAAATATTTACAAGGTCTAAGTAATAAAAAGCCGCCAATAAAAACTTTTACCGGCAATAAACAACTGGATAAAATAATTGGTGGGTTTTACAAAGACAGTGATCCAGTAGAGAATGCCATTCCAACAGTACCAGATTACTATTCTAGCCTGAAAGAGGTGGAATCATGGTAA
- a CDS encoding helix-turn-helix transcriptional regulator — protein MLEILNNSLKEKNIKKNELSNKIGCTRQNLHYHLKNLKDGRLTFNLEQIKIIKDVTNIDLLYFFTN, from the coding sequence GTGTTAGAAATTTTAAACAATTCCTTGAAAGAAAAAAATATAAAAAAAAATGAATTAAGTAATAAAATAGGATGTACCCGACAAAATTTACACTACCATCTTAAAAATTTAAAAGACGGACGTCTTACTTTTAATCTGGAGCAAATAAAAATAATAAAAGATGTCACTAATATAGATTTGTTATATTTTTTTACAAACTAG
- a CDS encoding type II toxin-antitoxin system death-on-curing family toxin translates to MYNYFPVDIVKKLHKKTVQISGGGDTGIRDLGILEGALAHIQNDLYYPTFEKKLTHLFFCANKFHTFNDGNKRIAIVLGAQFLLLNGYLYMLDRFIRDMENISYHVASGKIDKELLEEIITSMINEVDFSEELKLKIFNAIS, encoded by the coding sequence ATGTATAACTATTTCCCAGTAGATATTGTAAAAAAACTTCATAAAAAAACAGTACAGATCAGTGGCGGTGGGGATACTGGTATAAGAGATTTGGGAATATTAGAGGGTGCTTTAGCCCATATTCAAAATGATCTTTATTATCCAACATTCGAAAAAAAACTTACACATTTATTTTTTTGTGCAAATAAATTTCATACCTTTAATGATGGAAATAAAAGAATAGCAATTGTTTTAGGTGCACAATTCTTACTTTTAAACGGTTATCTTTATATGCTTGACAGATTTATCAGAGATATGGAAAATATAAGTTATCATGTCGCCTCAGGAAAAATAGATAAAGAATTATTAGAAGAAATAATAACATCTATGATAAATGAGGTGGATTTTTCAGAAGAACTTAAATTAAAGATTTTTAATGCTATTTCATAA
- a CDS encoding DNA-binding protein, producing the protein MGKDLTVSEIDRQNILNNPVALKEIEKAIGVQGFIFENEIKFTKKQLAEFYEIDERTVERYIEKNSDEIGKNGYVVLRGKRLKTLKELVKEHSGTDIDVGTKTTVLGIFNFRAFLNIGMLLTESEKASELRSAILDIVIDVINQKTGGSTKYINQRDEDFIISYFQQENYRKEFTDALKNCVDMGNFKYAIYTDKIYVSIFNEKAKEYRQILRLNSSENIRDTMYSEILDIISSYEYGFADILNKKSIELGRKLKSHEVDVLFHQFENMVLFKPLREKARLKMASRDLAFRDALHKNLKEYISVLPPAEFERFLGEKSKELSERLEDYKDEFKRLKERE; encoded by the coding sequence TTGGGTAAAGATTTAACTGTTTCTGAAATAGACAGACAGAATATATTAAATAATCCAGTTGCTTTAAAAGAAATTGAAAAGGCTATTGGGGTGCAGGGGTTTATTTTTGAAAATGAAATAAAGTTTACAAAAAAACAATTAGCTGAATTTTATGAGATTGACGAAAGAACTGTTGAAAGATATATTGAAAAAAATTCAGATGAAATAGGAAAAAATGGTTATGTTGTTTTACGTGGGAAACGCTTAAAAACATTAAAAGAATTAGTAAAAGAGCATAGTGGTACCGACATAGATGTCGGCACCAAAACTACCGTATTAGGTATCTTTAATTTCAGAGCATTTTTAAACATAGGTATGCTTCTTACTGAAAGTGAAAAAGCTTCAGAACTAAGAAGTGCGATACTAGATATTGTGATAGATGTTATTAATCAGAAAACAGGCGGTAGCACAAAGTATATAAATCAAAGAGATGAAGATTTCATAATAAGTTATTTTCAGCAAGAAAATTACAGAAAAGAATTTACAGATGCGTTGAAAAATTGCGTAGATATGGGAAATTTTAAATATGCTATATACACAGATAAAATATATGTATCAATCTTCAATGAAAAAGCTAAAGAATACCGTCAAATTTTAAGGTTAAATAGTTCTGAAAATATAAGAGATACTATGTATAGTGAGATATTAGATATAATTTCAAGTTACGAGTATGGTTTTGCTGATATTTTAAACAAAAAAAGTATTGAATTAGGAAGAAAGCTTAAAAGTCACGAAGTGGATGTATTATTTCACCAATTTGAAAATATGGTCTTATTTAAACCACTAAGAGAAAAAGCTAGATTAAAAATGGCTAGTAGAGATCTAGCTTTCAGAGATGCACTTCATAAAAATCTAAAAGAATATATATCTGTCTTGCCACCAGCTGAATTTGAAAGATTTTTGGGTGAAAAAAGTAAGGAACTTTCGGAAAGGCTTGAAGATTATAAAGATGAATTTAAACGTTTAAAGGAAAGGGAATAA